In Malus sylvestris chromosome 15, drMalSylv7.2, whole genome shotgun sequence, a single genomic region encodes these proteins:
- the LOC126605220 gene encoding UPF0057 membrane protein At4g30660-like: MPSGCEICCEILIAILLPPLGVCLRHGCCTVEFCICLLLTLLGYLPGIIYALYAIVFINRDEYFDEYRRPLYASSD; this comes from the exons ATGCCGAGTGGCTGTGAGATCTGCTGTGAGATTCTGATCGCAATTCTGCTCCCTCCGCTGGGCGTTTGTCTCCGGCACGGCTGCTGCACC GTGGAGTTTTGCATATGCTTGCTGCTGACGCTGCTGGGTTACCTTCCGGGAATTATCTACGCCCTCTACGCCATCGTCTTCATTAATCGCGACGAGTACTTCGATGAGTACCGCCGCCCCCTCTACGCCTCCTCCGATTAA
- the LOC126605210 gene encoding uncharacterized protein LOC126605210, translated as MKKMKGVVSDAMEDQRTRFKHQSLMQDYEELQKDADATKKKLQIMKQKKSTLVAEVRFLRRRYKYLMGNPSMNPRPKQDVVQTHNLESQRVTYLKGKSSSKKESASRYPLPALDLNKKEKVKHGMEDIVRKPPPKFGLNLNARALGGKEATLRTPTPNFDLNQKERVQSGKESTKRKNTPVFDLNQISREEEEEFQANYEPMRIEEPNKSLRRGGNDEQHNDMKLLACRTIGSGSNRSGKRKITWQDQVALRV; from the exons atgaagaagatgaaagggGTTGTTTCTGATGCTATGGAGGACCAGAGGACCAGGTTCAAGCACCAGAGTCTCATGCAGGACTATGAGGAGCTGCAGAAG GATGCAGATGCTACGAAGAAAAAATTGCAGATAATGAAACAGAAAAAGTCTACGCTCGTAGCCGAAGTAAG GTTTTTGAGGAGAAGATATAAATACTTAATGGGGAACCCGTCAATGAACCCTCGACCAAAGCAAGATGTTGTGCAAACACACAACTTAGAATCCCAGCGCGTCACCTATTTGAAGGGAAAGAGTTCCAGTAAGAAGGAATCTGCTTCGCGGTACCCTCTTCCTGCATTAGACttgaacaaaaaggaaaaggttAAACATGGAATGGAAGACATCGTGCGGAAACCTCCTCCAAAATTTGGATTAAACCTTAATGCAAGGGCACTTGGCGGAAAGGAAGCTACTTTGCGAACCCCCACTCCAAACTTTGACTTAAATCAGAAGGAAAGGGTTCAGAGTGGGAAGGAATCGACAAAGCGAAAGAACACTCCAGTTTTTGACTTGAACCAGATTTCG agagaggaggaggaggaatttCAAGCCAATTATGAGCCAATGAGGATAGAGGAGCCCAACAAAAGTTTACGCAGAGGGGGAAATGATGAGCAGCACAATGACATGAAGTTGCTGGCTTGCAGGACTATAGGGAGCGGGTCAAACCGATCGGGGAAGAGGAAGATTACTTGGCAAGATCAGGTGGCTTTACGGGTTTGA
- the LOC126605199 gene encoding uncharacterized protein LOC126605199: MEFKFRSVDERPPPPFPAGSYFSSDQPLFRGQTAIFRNPDMRLNLDPLHNPRSVRDEMIERQLEKERIREEIIAEEIARRRALEAEVRRELMLEREIAMRRPSGEGLGFDQVRFGAVRFDQRVHHPFDDDRFGLFASLAPAAFDRVTWRRQPEPLTNGFKALPAPPPNNKDKLILLAKPNPNLSGVRRKIPPTVGASDLPPFGLKRKPKEEWSCALCHVSATSEKGLIHHINGKKHQAKEARLRAQKPGTSSSNSKLSKKAAKFSEPKEVNGIISTELRAKQVRKSFDHNETSDASNQKMHKQGTSKGETPMSKDKCGEVLKNKYKVKIVDGVERKEDVKKQKFKFWCEGCKIGAFTPKVWSSHIKGKKHVARSQELTQNNAPIASFMASTEACKEEEDSDAAKETHEKIPTATPIASEEASKEAEDADADKEAHEKFNGLMMKLIRMHNVAPAKEANDSAEVVADTEK; this comes from the exons ATGGAGTTCAAATTCCGATCGGTGGACGAGAGGCCGCCGCCGCCTTTCCCCGCGGGCAGCTACTTCTCCTCCGACCAACCCTTATTCCGAG GCCAGACAGCTATATTCCGGAATCCGGATATGAGATTGAACCTGGACCCGCTCCACAACCCGAGGTCCGTCCGCGACGAGATGATCGAGCGCCAGCTGGAGAAGGAGAGGATCAGGGAGGAGATTATTGCGGAGGAGATTGCGCGAAGGCGGGCTCTCGAAGCGGAGGTGAGGAGAGAGCTCATGCTGGAGCGGGAAATCGCTATGCGAAGACCCTCTGGCGAAGGTCTCGGTTTTGATCAGGTCCGTTTCGGGGCGGTGCGATTCGACCAGAGAGTCCACCACCCCTTCGATGATGATCGGTTCGGATTGTTTGCCTCTCTTGCGCCCGCCGCATTCGATAGGGTCACGTGGCGGCGGCAACCGGAACCTCTGACCAATGGCTTCAAGGCGCTTCCGGCTCCTCCTCCTAACAATAAGGACAAGTTGATCTTACTG GCGAAACCTAACCCAAATCTCTCCGGAGTCAGGCGGAAAATACCACCAACGGTGGGTGCTAGTGATCTGCCTCCATTTGGGttgaaaaggaaacccaaagagGAATGGAGTTGCGCCCTGTGCCATGTTAGTGCAACAAGTGAGAAGGGCTTGATTCATCACATTAATGGTAAGAAGCACCAAGCCAAGGAAGCAAGACTGAGAGCTCAGAAACCAGGCACGAGCTCCAGCAATTCAAAATTGTCAAAGAAAGCTGCAAAGTTTTCTGAGCCCAAGGAGGTCAATGGTATCATAAGCACAGAATTAAGGGCCAAACAAGTAAGGAAATCGTTTGACCACAATGAAACCAGTGATGCTTCCAACCAGAAAATGCACAAACAGGGCACTTCAAAAGGGGAGACACCAATGTCGAAAGACAAGTGTGGAGAGGTTCTGAAGAACAAATACAAGGTTAAAATAGTGGACGGAGTTGAGAGAAAAGAAGATGTAAAGAAACAGAAGTTTAAGTTTTGGTGTGAAGGGTGTAAAATTGGTGCCTTCACTCCAAAGGTGTGGTCGTCTCATATAAAGGGGAAGAAGCACGTTGCCAGGAGTCAGGAGCTTACACAAAATAATGCGCCGATTGCAAGTTTCATGGCATCAACTGAGGCCTGTAAGGAGGAAGAAGATTCTGATGCGGCCAAAGAAACTCATGAGAAGATTCCAACAGCAACCCCCATAGCATCAGAAGAGGCTAGTAAGGAGGCAGAAGATGCTGATGCGGACAAAGAAGCGCACGAGAAGTTCAATGGCCTCATGATGAAGCTAATAAGAATGCATAATGTTGCTCCGGCAAAAGAAGCAAATGACAGTGCAGAAGTTGTTGCAGATACAGAAAAATGA
- the LOC126605222 gene encoding UPF0057 membrane protein At2g24040-like: MPSCCEICCEIMIAILLPPLGVCIRHGCCTVEFCICLLLTMMGYIPGIIYALYAIIFINPDESFHDYRRRRL; this comes from the exons ATGCCGAGTTGCTGTGAGATCTGTTGTGAGATTATGATCGCAATTCTGCTCCCTCCGCTAGGCGTTTGTATCCGGCACGGCTGCTGCACC GTAGAGTTTTGCATATGCTTGTTATTGACGATGATGGGCTACATTCCGGGAATCATCTACGCCCTCTACGCAATCATTTTCATCAATCCCGACGAGAGCTTCCATGATTACCGCCGGCGCCGCCTCTGA